A segment of the Epinephelus fuscoguttatus linkage group LG23, E.fuscoguttatus.final_Chr_v1 genome:
ATTTCTGGCCAAATTCTGGCACAAGTGACAGccgttccacttttccatattttggtGTGATAAACGACTTGTTGTGACACGTTAATCAGAGTGCGCAcggctgcatgtaaatgtaaattttagtttgatattcattttcattagtcggtatgttgtcttttttggaaaaagggcaaaaactgaaatatattGTGCATGTGAACATAATCAGTGTGATTTAAAAGAGGGTGGTGTGTCTGAcgtttattaatttatgtttgAATAATAACTGATTTGAGGTCACCCCGCCTTGtttcatgtgtcagtgtgactgAATGTGAGCCCACAGTGAGGGTGTGTGACCGGGTGTGTCCTAAAttgaaaaatgatgaaatgatagaCTTCAAACGGCAATTTTCTGGCACACATGATTCTTTAAGATTAAGAAATAGCTCAGCTGAAGTTGAAGCGATCTCCATGCTGTTGACATCTACTGTGAACGTGCCTTTGAGCAGGGCACCGAGCTCTCACTATAGTACTATGTGTTCATTGTTGCACTGTTATGtccaatatttaaaaaaaaaaatgtccaaaaaagttTGGATGTGTTTTTCTGTACCTCTTGCACTTTGAATCAGTTTATAAGACTGACCTCTGCTATGTTAATGTGTTTAAGcactgaattaaaatctgaagaaaaaaagcgGATTAAATGTTACTGTTTCAGGGATATTACGATGCAGTGCAGTATTTAGAGTTTTTACATCAAAGTATTGTATGCTTCAATGTTTAAGTGAACACAGGGTACAAGAGACCGAATAAACTATATTTCTAAAATAACTACAGTGTGTTGTCTTTAATCTTTCTGCTCTCGCTTTGCATGAAGGTGGAGTTCAGTGTCACACCCtcctatctgtctgtctgcatttgTTTGTCAGTTAAGAGATACCACACTCTGACCTGGCCTTGTTGAGGTCAGCTCAACGGCtgactttaaaaatgttggCCGTAATGATAAGTTCAAGACGCCGTGTTCACCCTTGTGAAGTGTCTTTGAGTGACAGCCATCAGGGCAGCTTATCTCTCAGCTGACCTTTGTCTGGCGTTCAAGGTGTTGGAGCCAAAACAGATCTGTGAATTGTTGCATCTTGACTTCATACGAAAGAAGACTGGGGGCCGGCTTTAGAAACAGGGACTAGAACATTACATggctttaaataaaatgatcacaacactaagacatgcagaaaaatgcagcagtgatgactttaaCAGCCTCTATCAGCAGAGGGATCATACTAACAGTGACACAGTCAGCAGGTCATTTCTTTTCCACTGTGTGTCCACACCTTACACGCTCACAGAAgggcgtgtctgtgacaaccaatcacacctgTTAAAAAACTGCATCACACCTAGCATCAGGGtcgaccacacctcctcactaagatgaAAATGTCCTGTctttgctcagagttgctctgagaaatgtcctaaatcactcctaagctaggactccttaccAGAAGTTTGAAAGCTACgctaggagctctctgagaggaagaaaaatggTGGTATACCAGAcaatgatcacacacacacacacacacacacacacataaagcaaaGACTGTAATGGTAAGGACTAAAATTATAACAGcactcatgaaaaatgggaacTGAGGAAACGCTATCATAAGCGGGGAAACACCAGAGGCAGGTGAAAACTCCGAATAGAAAACAAATTTCGATCCATCAATAAATAAGTAGATAAATAAgttgaaataaataacaaaatagctaacaaacaaacaaacaaaaaaaaaccaacataaaaaataaagacacaataataataaaaacaaaataaaataaaatggactaaaaatgaaataaaataagataaaattaaattaactaatatgatttaaaaatgagatgaaatgaaataaaatgaaccaaaaataaaatgaaataaaattatttaaaattgaaataaaatgaactaaaataaaatgcactaaaatgaactgaaaatgaaataaaataaaatgaaataaaattaactaaaaatgaattaaatataaataaattaaaatacaatgaacttaaataaaatgaactaaaaataaaataaaatgaactaaaaataaaattaagtaaaatgaactaaaaataaaatgaagtaaaatgaactaaaaatgaaataaaataaaatataattgactaaatctaaataaaataaaattgactaaaactgaaataaaataaaatgaactaaaaataaaacaaaatgcagttcaattaaaagccaggcaaaaaaggtaggtcttgagttttcctttaaaatacagaatattccactgtctgtcagtctttattctgtttttattctgagGATCACAGGAGTTCATTTGTGCTTCTaacagtgttcatttttcagaGGAAAGAAATCTGAACAGGTTGGAAGAGTCAGTGCACAGTGAGTGTGTACTCCCCTCCAAATCTGCTGTACCATCCGTAAGTGAGGCTGCTGCCACCACATCTCAGCAGGAAACAATCAAGAAGACCATGCATGAAAAGTTAGCCAGAGAATTAGATGAGCATAAAATGGAATATCAGAGGGAAGaatgtgaaatgaaaatgagaatgTCTGGTATTTAATCAGAATGAGAATCACAAACAGGTTTCTCATTTGGAATGGCGTGATTTTACTTCTAACTTTTGTTTTGCTCCAAAAATGAATCTGTATGAAATATAATCTTATGAGCATGTTGCTTAGATGTTTATTTCTGAACTGACAAAGtctgacaaacaaaaaaggttcaCTCACTCATTTCTCCCAAGTCGCAACTTGTGCATTTGTCCTGTTGTGTGGCTCCCTCTAGTGTTACACAAGCGACACTAACctagcttttcattttttttaaccctgAAATGCCATTCAGAGTAGACACGAACAAATCCACAATCATCTGATTTCAGATTTCATAAATGAAAgtatttttaaaggaaaaaaggagagaTACAGGAACATGTGTCACCACATGATTTGCTAAACAGTGGAGGCCAATTTCATTACTTTGACATACTAAGTcactatttaatatatatatttcgaGATTGGTTCATTATTTAAGatgttaaaacattatttttgagaAATTTTGGCATTATTTTTGAGTAACTACTTTGAGTtaattttttctcattttcttaaAGATACCAACTCATAACTTTGAGAAAActtattatttttgaaatactaatttattctttttagattgattcattatttaaGATgttaaaacagtaatttaaaaaatgttctcaTTATATTTGAGTTAgttattcattattttgagaatgtttctcatttttttaaagatactaACTTATCAATTTgagataaaataatatttttgaaatactaatttattctttttagattgattcattatttaaGATgttaaaacagtaatttaaaaaatgttctcGTTATATTTGAGTTAGTTATTCGttattttactctttttttaagacactaacttattattttgagataacttattatttttgaaataataaTTCATGATTTTGaggggtttctttttttttgagaaagtctgtcattattttgagatactgagtCATTTGTTtgagaactttttttttaagatactaTGTTAAATCACAAGTCTCCACCCCACCTGCACTCCTGATTAGACCGCTCTCTCCAAGACTATATAACTCCACCCTTCAGGTCTGTGACTCTCTTTTTCCCTCCAAACATGCCGGGCAGAACAAAGAGAGCACATGTGCTTTTCACCTTTATAATAACTTATTTTGTTAATCCTGTCTGTATTATTTAAAGTTAacaggttgttttgtgtttattgttttaagaTTCTTGACTTTTTgttaagaagaaaaaagagtGATGGCATAGTGGATGCATTAATGACGTGACTTATATGATAACCTAATTTCCTAATATTATTCTTATCATAATTATTGTTTAACAATATGCAGAGCTGTAACGTTTTGTCTTAATATTCCTTTTTATTGACAGAATCATCCAACAACAACCACCATGTGATACTGAGTCATTCTGAGaaagtttgtcattattttgagaagcTAACTCAGTATTTGGAGAAAGCCTTTAATTAGCTAAACATACTAAGTCATTCTTTTGAAATACTACATCattttttgagatactaagccTGATCCTGTCAAGGAAGTTTCTCCTTACAATGACTCAGAGgatctgtttttccatcacactgGTGGAAAAGGCTTTATATTTTGTAAGCAGTCTTTAATGTGGCATGCTATCATTTGGGAATGGAGATGGGGATGTCATTAGCTTTGTAGggatttggtcataaaccaaaatacCAGACAAAGAGCTTCCCCTTGGGGAGTCATCTGATTTCCCTCATTGCTAGTGTCGGCCAACTGAAGCCTCACGAACCCTTGTCTTTACTTTCAGAGcacactagatggcgctcttgatTTGCAGAAAAAGGTTCAAGGAATGGCAGTTCAGTGTGTGGTCTACCTTTACAAAACCATCAATGCTAACCATATGGTGGTGCCAGAGGACAGTCAGAGGCTCACCACAGATGGTACTATTCATCGTGAGGGGGATGTAAATGTCTGAACCACATTTCGTCACAATCCATCAAATAACTGCTTAAATATTTAATACTTAAGTCTGGAGACATGATGGACAGACTACATTGGCATTGGCTGTTGACATGATGAAGACCAATCAAGAATTCATCTAAATTCCTGGTTGGACATCCTCACAGAGCAAAGTAAACATTTGATTTAGGCCTCTGACATTCAGTGTCACGTCAGCTTTCTTCTCAGGTCCTAATTTTCTCGCTGGCGACTTCCAAGTTCTGCTGTGAGGCGACTAACTTCCTTTTCCAGGTGCTCATTTTCTCGCTGGCACCTTCCAAGTTCTGCTGTGAGGCGACTAACTTCCTTTTCCAGACGctcattttcacactgcagacatttttCTTGCTCCCTAGTGGACCCATCAACGTCATCTGAGAAAGAAGAGTGGTTGGTGTCAGATTGTATGCTGTATTCATGGGGTATTACTCTTAAGTGTGATATTCTGTAGCaaccactgtcacacacacaggtgacgaAATTCAGTTAAAGATAAATGAATCTAAATGAATTACCAATGCCGATAGTCCTTCTCACACAGTGACGTGTTGATCCTGCAGTACGGATAGATGcattaacaacaaaataattatGTTTGTGGTGACATTTGTCTCGTAAAAAAGCTGAATGACTTACCGTTCATGTACAACACAATCGCCAAAATCAGTGCGAGAATAAACATCAAACTAAATATGAAAAACCCGATCAGTGCATCCTTTGAATTTTTCAGTGCAAATAATTCTGTGTAGACAtctggaaaagaaagaaaagaaacagatcAGAGGATGGATTAAAGTGGTTTGCTTTATAATCGATCTTGTTAATCAGTGGTGTGCACAGGGGGGGCCCAATTGTTGAAAAAtgcgtgctaaagtgccctcttgggagccaaaacgcgtgctaaagtgccctcttgggagccaaaacgagTGCTAaggtgccctcttgggagcccaaatgcatgctaaagtgccctcttgggagccataatgcgtgctaaagtgccctcttgggagtcCAAATGCGTGCTAAAGGGCCCTCTTGGGAGCCCAAAcgtgtgctaaagtgccctcttgggagcccaaatacacgctaaagtgccctcttgggagcccaaacgcatgctaaagtgccctcttgggagccataatgcgtgctaaagtgccctcttgggagcccaAATGCATGCTAAaatgccctcttgggagcccaaacgcatgctaaagtgccctcttgggagccataatgcgtgctaaagtgccctcttgggagcccaaacgcgtgctaaagtgccctcttgggagcccaaacgcatgctaaagtgccctcttgggagccatgatgcatgctaaagtgccctcttgggagtccaaacgcatgctaaagtgccctcttgggagcccaaacgcatgctaaagtgccctcttgggagccaaaacgcatgctaaagtgccctcttgggagcccaaacgcatgctaaagtgccctcctgggagccatgatgcatgctaaagtgccctcttgggagtcCAAacgcgtgctaaagtgccctcttgggagcccaaacgtgtgctaaagtgccctcctgggagccatgatgcatgctaaagtgccctcttgggagcccaaacgcatgctaaagtgccctcttgggagccataatgcgtgctaaagtgccctcctgggaacCAAAACGCGCGCTAAAGGGCCCTCTTGGGAGCCCAAAcgtgtgctaaagtgccctcttgggagcccaaatgcacgctaaagtgccctcttgggagcccaaacgcatgctaaagtgccctcttgggagccataatgcgtgctaaagtgccctcttgggagtcCAAacgcgtgctaaagtgccctcttgggagcccaaacgtgtgctaaagtgccctcttgggagcccaaatacacgctaaagtgccctcttgggagcccaaacgcatgctaaagtgccctcttgggagccatgatgcatgctaaagtgccctcttgggagcccaaatgcgtgctaaagtgcccttttGGGAGCCCAAAcgtgtgctaaagtgccctcttgggagccaaatgcatgctaaagtgccctcttgggagtcCAAACGCGTGCTAAaatgccctcttgggagcccaAACGTGTGCTAAAGTGCCTTCCTGGGAACCAAAAcgtgtgctaaagtgccctcttgggagcccaaacgtgtgctaaagtgccctcttgggagcccaaacgtgtgctaaagtgccctcttgggagcccaaaatgcacgctaaagtgccctcttgggagcccaaaatgcacgctaaagtgccctcttgggagccaaaacacgcaCTAAAGtgcccctttttttttcttttcgcccctgctcttcaaaaagtctgtgcacgccactgTTGTTAATCCTGTTAGTGCAATTCATATATTATGTATGTTTCTCCACAGTTGATTGTTGATGGGATTTTTGCTGTTGACACAGCTTTAAGTCCTGGTGAAGCAAAATCAGTGATTTATTTCTAAACAATGTATATATGTTTGAAAATAGTTAATTATTCCTAAGTTACGTTAGTTAATACTATGAATTTTCAGTAAAGAATAACAGTTGAAATGACGCTAAATAACCTGATTGCCATAGTCTACAGCCATAAGCAGCgctatgttagcatgctataaTGTTATGTTGAGTAATGTTTATACATGTTAATAGGAGCTTGTAAGTATGTTAACAGAAAGCAGCTTGTGTTGTGTTATTGATTAGCATGCTGTTAGTGCTAAGTTCAGCTGAGGCTGCTGGAGTTGTCTGATCATGAAATAAACTAAGGAGGACTTGCAGGGAACAGTGTAACTTGTCTGCCTGGATTGTCTGATGCTCTGTTGTCGAACTGTACAGGTGAAAGTGTTGTTGACCATCATCTTCACTGTGATTTTGCTGGAGACAGAGTAGTATTCATTGTACTCTGTGTTGTCGTCGTGATGAGGGATGATGTTTCCCTTCCCGTCGCTCCACTCCATCTCAGGCTTTGGGAACCAGTTCAGGGCATCACACTGAAGAACATCACTAGTGCCCTCCACAGCAGAGATTTTTGGCTCAGAAACAGCACCTATAACTGAGGAATACAAAACAATTTCGGGGTTTGAGCCAACATGGGCCGTTAAAACTTGCAGGCTGCAAAGGATCAAGTTTCTGACACCTGCATTAAAGATAACAAACAGGTTTTATGATGATCGGACAGACACTCATTCATTTACGTTCAAATCGTTGCCAGGCCGCGCTCTCCTTTAACAACATGGTGGCTTCCTATTGGTCAgttgcagaaacatttttggGACAAGATTCAGTGGCTTAATTAAATATATCCATCTGATTTGGTGATGTTTGAACAAGCTGTCATCGATTTCTGGCTGAATTTTGCACAAGGTCAATGCACTTGTTTGGAAGTGGTGGTGCCCCCTATTGATGGATTTCAGTGATTCAATGagtcatttcaaaataattttattcaAGTGGCTCAACATCATTATGAAACATAACTTGGGAGTTTTGTAATGATTGGATAAACAATTTCTAAATTATAGTCTGATTTGTGTGAGGCCACGCcagtttatttattgatttatgaCTGATTTAAATGTAACTTACAGGGGTTTGTTTCAAGTATTAATGTGGGTGCACAGTATATAGCAAATTTTGTGACGATTGGCTCAGTGGTTGTGGATTTAGTTGTGTTTATGTAGTGAGCCACGCCCCTTCTGAAGTTCATTGgtcaacattttcaaaatgcaaCGAAATATAAGCaggctttttattatttttgataagCTATGTCCAACAATGATTCACAGAAGCTTTGGTGTAAAACAAACCCACAATTTAGGAGGAGATgacaaatatgtaattttcaAAAATTTCAAAAGGCTGAAAATCTAGCTGCGCAACTTTAATTATGCATAGgtttttttgtagagcacattgagctagacttttgtgtcaaatttcaatTCAATCGGACTTACAGTGTC
Coding sequences within it:
- the LOC125884411 gene encoding V-set domain-containing T-cell activation inhibitor 1-like: MTLRGLRARATLFLLTTLLSAIKGEPQLLGSSEPVIGLVGHHVILPCSVQPARSVTEKTVEWTRLDVKSKFVHVFRQGRELYDEQNPSFRQRTSLFLHEVKNGNVSLKLSDLKLSDEGNYTCKLVPSNLETSIEVVIGAVSEPKISAVEGTSDVLQCDALNWFPKPEMEWSDGKGNIIPHHDDNTEYNEYYSVSSKITVKMMVNNTFTCTVRQQSIRQSRQTSYTVPYVYTELFALKNSKDALIGFFIFSLMFILALILAIVLYMNGSTRHCVRRTIGIDDVDGSTREQEKCLQCENERLEKEVSRLTAELGRCQRENEHLEKEVSRLTAELGSRQREN